One window of Microbacterium sp. 1S1 genomic DNA carries:
- a CDS encoding DUF3830 family protein: MTKQVFLEYDNGVRAVATLFEDLAPRTCEAMWGALEKPVTMQAMHAMYAGPEVMVGLPEEAQNFDPEAVPAENQQVVPAPGDLQWYWQRPMQMGGLPFEWYEIGVFYDRGARTLGPLGWTPVNIWAGITEGLAEFAQESAAIRIDGAKQLTIGRLV; this comes from the coding sequence ATGACCAAGCAGGTCTTCCTCGAGTACGACAATGGCGTCCGCGCCGTGGCCACCCTGTTCGAGGACCTCGCCCCTCGCACGTGCGAGGCGATGTGGGGTGCGCTGGAGAAGCCGGTCACCATGCAGGCCATGCACGCCATGTACGCCGGGCCCGAGGTCATGGTCGGCCTCCCCGAGGAGGCGCAGAACTTCGACCCGGAGGCCGTGCCCGCGGAGAACCAGCAGGTCGTGCCCGCTCCGGGCGATCTTCAGTGGTACTGGCAGCGTCCCATGCAGATGGGCGGCCTGCCGTTCGAGTGGTACGAGATCGGGGTCTTCTACGATCGTGGTGCCCGTACTCTCGGCCCCCTCGGATGGACACCCGTCAACATCTGGGCCGGCATCACCGAAGGACTCGCGGAATTCGCTCAGGAGAGCGCCGCGATCCGTATCGACGGAGCGAAGCAGCTCACCATCGGACGCCTGGTCTAG
- a CDS encoding Lrp/AsnC family transcriptional regulator, which translates to MPANDALADETDRIVAAALQVNGRASWGEIARAVDLPERTVARRGQRLLDRGLVRVSTYVDPARVLHARAVLFRITTEPHALWHVARTLARRADASSVSVLEGSSDIAGMLLPHDDASIRELLFTDFPEVEGIASINVTTVLKFFRSGHDWRVGVLSDEQVRMLDESSGSEVDPADALSADEEALIRLLLKDGRMPVAQLARALGLNVTTTRRRMESLNRRGLMHPRTEIVPSLFGLGLEALVWLRVPMDRLEKVGTALAAAPEVKFVVATTGTSQLLMNVLVRDADEFYDFLTGPSVAGHDGLEVVESLVVITPVLRGSLIVDEAPEALAQDMPTGAIRL; encoded by the coding sequence GTGCCCGCGAACGATGCCTTGGCCGATGAGACCGATCGGATCGTCGCGGCGGCCCTGCAGGTGAACGGCCGCGCGTCCTGGGGGGAGATCGCCCGCGCGGTCGATCTCCCCGAGCGGACCGTCGCCCGCCGCGGGCAACGCCTGCTCGACCGGGGACTGGTGCGCGTCTCGACCTACGTCGACCCGGCCCGCGTGCTCCACGCGCGGGCGGTGCTGTTCCGCATCACGACCGAACCGCATGCGCTGTGGCATGTCGCCCGCACCCTCGCCCGGCGTGCCGACGCGTCGTCCGTATCGGTCCTCGAGGGCAGCAGCGACATCGCCGGGATGCTCCTCCCCCACGACGACGCGTCGATCCGCGAGCTGCTGTTCACGGACTTCCCCGAGGTCGAGGGCATCGCGTCGATCAACGTCACCACGGTGCTGAAGTTCTTCCGCTCCGGGCACGACTGGCGGGTGGGGGTGCTGTCGGACGAGCAGGTGCGGATGCTGGACGAGTCGTCGGGTTCCGAGGTCGATCCGGCGGATGCCCTGAGCGCGGACGAGGAGGCACTGATCCGCCTGCTGCTGAAGGACGGGCGGATGCCCGTCGCGCAGCTCGCCCGGGCGCTCGGCCTGAACGTCACCACGACGCGCCGCCGGATGGAGTCGCTCAACCGCCGCGGACTCATGCACCCGCGCACCGAGATCGTGCCGAGCCTCTTCGGCCTCGGACTGGAGGCCCTCGTGTGGCTGCGGGTGCCGATGGACCGGCTGGAGAAGGTCGGCACCGCTCTCGCGGCGGCCCCCGAGGTGAAGTTCGTCGTCGCGACGACCGGCACGTCACAGCTGCTCATGAACGTGCTCGTGCGCGACGCGGACGAGTTCTACGACTTCCTCACCGGCCCCTCGGTCGCCGGTCATGACGGGCTGGAGGTCGTGGAGTCGCTCGTGGTGATCACGCCGGTGCTGCGCGGCTCGCTGATCGTCGACGAGGCCCCGGAGGCGCTGGCGCAGGACATGCCGACGGGAGCCATTCGCCTATAG
- a CDS encoding purple acid phosphatase family protein — translation MTSLTPAVRWRRRGLTSVALLAVLGGAVVAPAATAAPDPDVPTGSLITGDTTWHYLDDGSDPSPAPAALRDWTLPAFDDSAWKTAPGSFGAKNGALAPVGPQTPKTLLTHYLDGVKAPTVPTYFFRTTFELEAGVAEQVAALQSTVTFDDALIVWINGEEVARYVDGRITDTTNVEYAGDSNGDPLTSTFSAEGDLLHDGTNTIAVSLFQDRATSSDIYFDMSSLTLVEAADPGTPVVAPPTRVILTPTEKPEVSQSFSWLAGDPSHTVGQVEIGPAAGGVTRTVDAYDAGVVNGNPNKHFSATVTDLAPATAYRYRVGLPGSWSDWYEFRTADPAASDFQFIYYGDAQIGLDTTWPSVVKQAEANAPRSIGSVHAGDLINTSSNENEWLNWFKGMKDSAVRTNVMAAPGNHEYSGDKLLTAWKAAFEYPHNNPSTSSIGELADLAKGDSEVAQQYRAFFDHWSSFAAETAYYTDYQGVRFVTLNATRDTTFLTPAGLPSCTGAECPSSQIGTLWTRFQGAWLDLLLQNSPSKWNVVTFHQPVFSASAGRDEPVLRAEWLPVFQRNDIDLVLMGHDHTYARGYVNTDATETPGLTSGPVYVVSNSGAKHYDLETPEKNVWTNNGATQVLRGQGVTTYQVIDVSKDQLVYRSYLAEKQPDATTDLPVGAVYDTFTVTKSDAGEKWVTEAGVTPPVTEEPEPEKPATVELGASTVAAGGTLEVSGSGFAAGAELALELRSDPVSLGTVTTAADGTFSRTVTIPAGTPAGTHTLAVIRPDGTEVTAALTVTAAAGGGAVVPGESGSGGATDGDLATTGADSMPFVIGAIVLLAAGLGLFALRRRRATAVVESTDAE, via the coding sequence ATGACCTCCCTCACCCCTGCGGTGCGGTGGCGGCGTCGCGGACTGACGTCCGTCGCGCTGCTCGCCGTGCTCGGCGGCGCCGTCGTCGCGCCCGCGGCCACTGCCGCACCCGACCCCGACGTGCCGACGGGATCCCTGATCACCGGCGACACCACGTGGCACTACCTCGATGACGGTTCCGACCCGTCCCCCGCCCCGGCCGCCCTGCGCGACTGGACCCTGCCCGCCTTCGACGACAGCGCATGGAAGACGGCGCCCGGCTCGTTCGGGGCGAAGAACGGCGCCCTCGCCCCGGTCGGGCCGCAGACACCGAAGACGCTCCTCACCCACTACCTCGACGGGGTGAAGGCGCCGACGGTACCGACCTACTTCTTCCGCACGACGTTCGAGCTGGAGGCCGGCGTCGCCGAGCAGGTCGCCGCCCTGCAGAGCACCGTCACCTTCGACGACGCGCTCATCGTGTGGATCAACGGCGAGGAGGTCGCCCGGTACGTCGACGGCCGTATCACCGACACGACCAACGTCGAGTACGCCGGCGACTCCAACGGCGACCCCCTGACGAGCACGTTCAGCGCCGAGGGCGACCTTCTCCACGACGGCACCAACACCATCGCCGTGTCGCTGTTCCAGGACCGCGCGACGAGCTCCGACATCTACTTCGACATGTCGTCGCTCACGCTCGTCGAGGCCGCAGACCCCGGTACGCCGGTCGTCGCACCGCCCACGCGCGTCATCCTGACCCCGACCGAGAAGCCCGAGGTCTCGCAGTCGTTCTCCTGGCTCGCCGGCGACCCTTCGCACACGGTCGGGCAGGTCGAGATCGGCCCCGCGGCCGGTGGCGTCACCCGCACGGTCGACGCCTACGACGCGGGAGTGGTGAACGGCAATCCGAACAAGCACTTCTCGGCGACGGTCACCGACCTCGCCCCCGCGACGGCCTACCGCTACCGCGTGGGTCTCCCCGGCAGCTGGAGCGACTGGTACGAGTTCCGCACGGCGGACCCGGCGGCGAGCGACTTCCAGTTCATCTACTACGGCGACGCCCAGATCGGCCTCGACACGACCTGGCCGAGCGTCGTTAAGCAGGCCGAGGCGAACGCGCCGCGATCCATCGGCTCCGTCCACGCCGGAGACCTCATTAACACGTCCAGCAACGAGAACGAGTGGCTGAACTGGTTCAAGGGCATGAAGGATTCCGCCGTGCGCACCAACGTCATGGCGGCCCCCGGCAACCACGAGTACTCGGGCGACAAGCTCCTCACCGCGTGGAAGGCTGCGTTCGAGTACCCGCACAACAACCCGTCCACGAGCTCGATCGGAGAACTGGCCGACCTGGCGAAGGGCGACTCCGAGGTCGCGCAGCAGTACCGCGCGTTCTTCGACCACTGGAGCTCGTTCGCTGCGGAGACGGCCTACTACACCGACTACCAGGGCGTCCGTTTCGTCACCCTGAACGCCACCCGCGACACGACCTTCCTCACGCCGGCCGGCCTCCCGTCCTGCACGGGTGCGGAGTGCCCGTCGTCGCAGATCGGCACGCTGTGGACGCGGTTCCAGGGGGCCTGGCTCGACCTGCTGCTGCAGAACAGCCCGTCGAAGTGGAACGTCGTCACGTTCCACCAGCCGGTGTTCTCCGCGTCGGCCGGTCGTGACGAGCCGGTGCTCCGCGCCGAGTGGCTGCCCGTGTTCCAGCGCAACGACATCGACCTCGTGCTCATGGGACACGACCACACGTACGCCCGCGGCTACGTGAACACGGACGCCACCGAGACCCCGGGCCTCACCTCCGGCCCGGTCTACGTCGTGTCGAACTCCGGGGCGAAGCACTACGACCTGGAGACCCCGGAGAAGAACGTCTGGACCAACAACGGCGCCACCCAGGTGCTGCGCGGTCAGGGCGTGACGACGTACCAGGTGATCGACGTCTCGAAGGACCAGCTCGTCTACCGGTCGTACCTGGCCGAGAAGCAGCCGGACGCCACGACAGACCTCCCCGTCGGCGCCGTCTACGACACCTTCACGGTGACGAAGTCCGATGCGGGCGAGAAGTGGGTCACCGAGGCCGGCGTCACTCCGCCGGTCACGGAGGAGCCGGAGCCGGAGAAGCCGGCGACCGTCGAGCTCGGCGCGTCCACGGTCGCGGCGGGCGGCACGCTCGAGGTGTCGGGCAGCGGCTTCGCGGCCGGCGCCGAGCTGGCGCTCGAGCTCCGCTCGGACCCGGTCTCGCTGGGCACGGTCACGACGGCGGCGGATGGGACGTTCTCCCGCACGGTCACCATCCCCGCCGGCACCCCGGCCGGCACGCACACGCTCGCCGTGATCCGTCCCGACGGCACCGAGGTCACCGCGGCGCTCACCGTCACCGCGGCGGCGGGTGGCGGAGCGGTCGTCCCCGGCGAGAGCGGCTCCGGGGGCGCAACCGACGGCGACCTCGCGACGACGGGCGCCGACAGCATGCCGTTCGTCATCGGGGCCATCGTGCTGCTCGCCGCCGGCCTCGGCCTGTTCGCCCTGCGTCGCCGCCGTGCGACCGCGGTCGTCGAGTCGACGGACGCCGAGTAA
- the treZ gene encoding malto-oligosyltrehalose trehalohydrolase — protein sequence MIEVWAPRATRVRLRRLDPAGSIVDEQELTASADGMWTTDLILADGERYGFVLDDGDDLRPDPRSRRQPDGVHAASAAFDPAAFAWTDTAWTGRQLAGGLIYELHIGTFTPEGTLDAAVGRLDHLVDIGVTHVEVLPVNAFNGRWNWGYDGVLWYAVQEEYGGPAAYQRFVDAAHARGLAVVQDVVYNHLGPSGNYLPLFGPYLREGESNTWGDSLNLDEAAVREYILENALMWLRDFHVDGLRLDAVHALHDRQPVHLLRQLSERVDALSAQQNRPLTLIAESDLNDPTLILPREAGGYGLTAQWSDDWHHAVHVALTGETTGYYADFAAEEAVAKVTERGFFHDGTYSSFRDRPHGAPIPAEVPSWRLVTFAQDHDQIGNRAAGDRMSATLSPDRLAVAAVLTLTAPGTPMLFMGEEWGATTPWQFFTSHPEPELGRAVVEGRTAEFARMGWDPAAVPDPQDPETFHRSHLDWADAEAPEHARLLALYRDLARLRRARPELTDPDPAHTAVEVGETDGRPDHRVYRIDRGGVSVLVNLSPTPASFAVPSTSELLLATAALTRTPTSLTLPQTPPPS from the coding sequence ATGATCGAGGTGTGGGCACCGCGCGCGACGCGTGTGCGGTTGCGGAGGCTGGACCCCGCGGGCTCGATCGTGGACGAGCAGGAGCTCACGGCGTCGGCGGACGGGATGTGGACGACGGACCTCATCCTCGCCGATGGTGAGCGTTACGGCTTCGTGCTCGACGATGGCGATGACCTGCGCCCTGATCCGCGCTCGCGCCGCCAGCCGGACGGCGTGCACGCGGCCTCGGCGGCGTTCGACCCTGCAGCGTTCGCATGGACCGACACCGCATGGACGGGGCGACAGCTCGCGGGCGGCCTGATCTACGAGCTGCACATCGGCACGTTCACGCCGGAGGGCACACTCGACGCAGCCGTGGGTCGCTTGGACCACCTCGTCGACATCGGCGTCACGCACGTCGAGGTACTCCCGGTGAACGCCTTCAACGGCCGCTGGAACTGGGGATACGACGGCGTGCTCTGGTACGCGGTGCAGGAGGAGTACGGCGGTCCCGCGGCCTACCAGCGTTTCGTCGACGCCGCCCACGCGCGCGGCCTCGCGGTCGTGCAGGACGTCGTGTACAACCACCTCGGCCCGAGCGGCAACTACCTCCCCCTCTTCGGCCCGTACCTACGCGAAGGCGAATCCAACACGTGGGGCGACTCGCTGAACCTGGACGAGGCCGCGGTGCGGGAGTACATCCTCGAGAACGCCCTGATGTGGCTGCGCGACTTCCACGTGGACGGGCTGCGGCTCGACGCCGTGCACGCCCTGCACGACCGGCAACCCGTGCACCTGCTGCGCCAGCTCTCCGAACGCGTGGACGCTCTGTCCGCGCAGCAGAACCGGCCGCTGACCCTCATCGCGGAATCCGACCTCAACGACCCGACGCTGATCCTGCCGCGGGAGGCCGGCGGCTACGGGCTCACGGCCCAGTGGTCGGACGACTGGCATCACGCCGTGCACGTCGCACTCACCGGAGAGACCACCGGGTACTACGCCGACTTCGCCGCGGAGGAGGCGGTGGCCAAGGTGACGGAGCGGGGCTTCTTCCACGACGGAACCTACTCGTCCTTCCGCGACCGTCCGCACGGGGCCCCGATCCCGGCCGAGGTGCCGAGTTGGCGACTGGTGACCTTCGCGCAGGACCACGACCAGATCGGGAACCGCGCCGCCGGGGACCGGATGTCCGCCACCCTCTCCCCCGACCGGCTCGCGGTGGCCGCCGTGCTCACCCTCACCGCGCCGGGCACCCCGATGCTCTTCATGGGCGAGGAGTGGGGCGCGACGACGCCGTGGCAGTTCTTCACCTCGCACCCCGAGCCCGAGCTCGGACGCGCCGTCGTCGAGGGCCGCACGGCCGAGTTCGCCCGTATGGGGTGGGATCCGGCCGCGGTGCCCGATCCGCAGGACCCCGAGACCTTCCACCGCTCGCACCTCGACTGGGCCGACGCCGAGGCCCCCGAGCACGCCCGGCTCCTGGCGCTGTACCGCGACCTCGCACGACTGCGGCGAGCGCGGCCGGAACTCACCGACCCGGACCCCGCACACACGGCCGTCGAGGTCGGCGAGACCGACGGCCGACCCGATCACCGCGTCTACCGCATCGACCGCGGCGGGGTGTCGGTGCTGGTGAACCTCTCCCCCACGCCCGCGTCCTTCGCGGTGCCCTCCACGTCGGAGCTCCTCCTCGCAACGGCCGCCCTGACGCGGACTCCCACGTCCCTGACCCTCCCCCAGACGCCGCCGCCATCGTGA
- a CDS encoding CCA tRNA nucleotidyltransferase, producing MLNMADGLARLGALAENPVVRTLAEAFDAAGYELAVVGGPVRDALLGRETHDLDFTTSASPDEILAIVKPVASAHWDIGRAFGTIGARVRGEQVEITTYRADSYDGVTRKPTVEFGDTIDGDLIRRDLTVNAMALQVPAVRLVDPTGGVEDLVAGVLRTPTDPRVSFGDDPLRMLRAARFSAQLGFTVDDDTARAVTELRETLKIVSPERVQSELVRLMQTDDPVRGIRVLVETGLIDEFLPEVNALKLEVDEHHHHKDVYEHSLTVLSQAIALEHARHPGAAPDVPLRIAALLHDIGKPRTRRLEPGGAVTFHHHDIVGARMARKRLQALRFDTATTEAVATLIELHLRFFGYAEGAWTDAAVRRYVRDAGDLLERLHILTRADVTTRNKRKAARLAAAYDDIEARITALREQEELDAIRPELDGNRIQQVLGIKPGREVGEAYRFLLDLRLDEGVLGEAVAEQRLRDWWASRG from the coding sequence ATGCTCAACATGGCCGACGGCCTCGCCCGTCTCGGCGCGCTCGCCGAGAATCCCGTCGTCCGTACCCTCGCTGAGGCCTTCGACGCCGCCGGTTACGAGCTCGCCGTCGTCGGCGGTCCCGTCCGCGATGCGCTCCTCGGTCGGGAGACGCACGACCTGGACTTCACCACGAGCGCTTCGCCCGACGAGATCCTCGCGATCGTGAAGCCGGTGGCCTCCGCGCACTGGGACATCGGCCGCGCGTTCGGAACGATCGGTGCCCGCGTGCGGGGCGAACAGGTCGAGATCACGACCTACCGCGCCGACAGCTACGACGGTGTGACCCGCAAGCCGACCGTCGAGTTCGGCGACACCATCGACGGCGACCTGATCCGCCGCGACCTCACGGTCAACGCGATGGCCCTCCAGGTGCCCGCCGTGAGACTGGTCGACCCCACCGGGGGTGTGGAGGACCTCGTGGCCGGCGTGCTGCGGACCCCGACGGATCCCCGGGTGTCGTTCGGCGACGACCCGCTGCGGATGCTGCGGGCGGCCCGGTTCAGCGCCCAGCTCGGTTTCACGGTGGATGACGACACGGCCCGGGCGGTCACCGAGCTCCGCGAGACCCTGAAGATCGTGAGTCCGGAGCGCGTGCAGTCCGAACTCGTGCGCCTCATGCAGACCGACGACCCTGTTCGCGGCATCCGCGTGCTGGTCGAGACCGGGCTCATCGACGAATTCCTTCCGGAGGTCAACGCCCTCAAGCTCGAGGTCGACGAGCACCACCACCACAAGGACGTCTACGAGCACTCGCTCACCGTGCTCAGCCAGGCCATCGCGCTCGAGCATGCGAGACACCCCGGAGCAGCGCCGGACGTCCCGTTGCGGATCGCGGCCCTGCTCCACGACATCGGCAAGCCGCGGACGCGCCGGCTCGAGCCGGGCGGAGCGGTCACCTTCCACCACCACGACATCGTCGGCGCCCGCATGGCTCGCAAACGCCTGCAGGCCCTGCGCTTCGACACCGCGACGACGGAGGCCGTGGCCACGCTGATCGAGCTGCATCTGCGGTTCTTCGGCTATGCGGAGGGGGCATGGACGGATGCCGCCGTGCGCCGCTACGTCCGCGATGCCGGTGACTTGCTGGAGCGCCTGCACATCCTCACCCGCGCCGATGTCACCACGCGGAACAAGCGCAAGGCCGCTCGGCTCGCGGCCGCCTACGACGACATCGAGGCTCGGATCACGGCGCTCCGTGAGCAGGAGGAGCTCGACGCGATCCGTCCGGAGCTGGACGGCAACCGGATCCAGCAGGTCCTCGGCATCAAGCCGGGACGGGAGGTCGGCGAGGCGTACAGGTTCCTGCTCGACCTCCGTCTCGATGAGGGCGTACTGGGCGAGGCCGTCGCGGAGCAGCGCCTCCGCGACTGGTGGGCTTCGCGCGGCTGA
- a CDS encoding aldehyde dehydrogenase family protein → MIVFTATGDDWADRATALSLRTGMFIDGAWQDGTAEPLAPVSPRDGRSLPPVAAASPADVDRAVRSARAAFDSGVWSRIAPRERGQRLIAFAQAIHDNAEELALTISLEMGKPVREALQTELRAVVTCFRWYGEAADKVLDELPVTAPGSLALVTREPAGVVAAVVPWNFPLTMTAWKLAPALAVGNSVVLKPAEHTTFSALRLAELAHEAGIPAGVLNVTPGAGHIAGRALGEHPDVDVVTFTGSPEVGRRFLGYSAASNGKRVWPELGGKTASLVLPDADLERAVRATADGCFYNQGQMCTASSRLLVPRAQRDRALEIAAEVAHTTLPADPFDVSTSMGAIVSEKQLAGIAGFVARAQADGAELAAGTAERFAAVDGGSYFAPVVLGVTPEHEVARREVFGPVLSVIAYDDVEDALTIANGTEYGLAAALWSTDLNAVHTLSRRLKAGVVWVNCFEEGDMTIPFGGVKGSGFGRDKSLHAMEKFTDLKTTWIELS, encoded by the coding sequence ATGATCGTGTTCACGGCTACAGGAGACGACTGGGCGGATCGCGCGACTGCGCTGTCCCTGCGCACCGGGATGTTCATCGACGGCGCCTGGCAGGACGGCACCGCCGAGCCCCTAGCGCCGGTCAGCCCCCGTGACGGCCGTTCCCTGCCGCCGGTCGCCGCCGCCTCGCCCGCCGACGTGGACCGCGCCGTCCGCTCCGCCCGCGCAGCCTTCGACTCCGGCGTCTGGTCGCGCATCGCCCCGCGCGAGCGCGGACAGCGCCTGATCGCCTTCGCGCAGGCGATCCACGACAACGCCGAGGAGCTCGCTCTCACGATCTCTCTCGAGATGGGCAAGCCGGTCCGCGAAGCCCTGCAGACCGAGCTGCGGGCGGTCGTCACCTGCTTCCGCTGGTACGGCGAGGCGGCCGACAAGGTGCTCGACGAGCTCCCGGTCACCGCGCCCGGCAGTCTCGCCCTCGTCACCCGGGAACCCGCCGGCGTCGTCGCCGCCGTCGTGCCGTGGAACTTCCCGCTCACGATGACCGCCTGGAAGCTCGCGCCCGCACTCGCGGTCGGCAACAGCGTCGTCCTCAAGCCCGCCGAGCACACCACATTCTCCGCCCTGCGCCTGGCCGAGCTCGCCCACGAGGCCGGCATCCCGGCCGGTGTGCTGAACGTCACCCCGGGCGCCGGCCACATCGCCGGCCGTGCACTCGGCGAGCACCCCGACGTCGACGTCGTCACGTTCACCGGCTCGCCCGAGGTCGGCCGACGGTTCCTCGGATACTCGGCCGCGTCGAACGGCAAGCGCGTGTGGCCGGAGCTCGGCGGGAAGACCGCGAGCCTCGTGCTGCCCGACGCCGATCTGGAGCGGGCCGTCCGTGCGACCGCCGACGGCTGCTTCTACAACCAGGGGCAGATGTGCACCGCGTCGTCCCGGCTGCTCGTCCCCCGGGCGCAGCGGGACCGCGCCCTGGAGATCGCCGCGGAGGTGGCGCACACCACTCTCCCGGCCGACCCGTTCGACGTGTCCACGTCGATGGGCGCGATCGTCAGTGAGAAGCAGCTCGCCGGGATCGCCGGATTCGTCGCCCGCGCGCAGGCCGATGGCGCCGAACTCGCGGCCGGCACCGCCGAGCGGTTCGCGGCCGTCGACGGCGGCAGCTACTTCGCCCCGGTCGTGCTCGGTGTGACCCCGGAGCACGAGGTCGCGCGTCGCGAGGTCTTCGGCCCCGTTCTGTCGGTCATCGCGTACGACGACGTGGAGGACGCCCTCACGATCGCCAACGGCACCGAGTACGGTCTCGCCGCCGCGCTGTGGAGCACCGACCTCAACGCGGTGCACACACTCTCCCGGCGTCTGAAGGCGGGAGTCGTCTGGGTCAACTGCTTCGAGGAGGGCGACATGACCATCCCCTTCGGCGGAGTCAAGGGCTCCGGCTTCGGGCGGGACAAAAGCCTGCACGCGATGGAGAAGTTCACCGACCTGAAGACCACCTGGATAGAGCTGTCGTGA
- a CDS encoding polyamine ABC transporter substrate-binding protein produces MNTRRILTAGALVATGALVLAGCASGDGESSSGGDKEFAGETLVVTSFGGDWEKAFIEAVVDPFEEETGAKVELITLYSADALAQVTAQKASPQIDVVHFSGGQEFTAAEQGLIAPIAADDLSESGDLIDIATAGLERGEGPVIQLAPIGLVYNTDADAPAPTSWEDLFDDAYAGHIALTDFSNTYGVLSMLRVADTLGGGIDDPSAAIEDLGALASSGDAIVVPTSPDLQTAFAQRGTWLAPYAMDYAGTLQDAGLPVEFIVPEEGATASLITANVVEGRDNPELATLFIDYELRPEAQAVFAENMRYSPVNTKAELSDEAAESVLTGDELDDVVVYAPGDIAASRQAWTDEWNALITK; encoded by the coding sequence ATGAACACCCGTAGAATCCTCACCGCCGGAGCGCTCGTCGCCACCGGCGCCCTCGTCCTCGCCGGCTGCGCGTCCGGCGACGGCGAGTCCTCGTCCGGTGGTGACAAGGAGTTCGCCGGCGAGACCCTGGTCGTCACGTCGTTCGGCGGCGACTGGGAGAAGGCCTTCATCGAGGCCGTCGTCGACCCGTTCGAGGAGGAGACCGGCGCGAAGGTCGAACTGATCACCCTGTACAGCGCCGACGCCCTCGCCCAGGTCACCGCCCAGAAGGCGAGCCCCCAGATCGACGTCGTGCACTTCTCCGGCGGGCAGGAGTTCACCGCCGCGGAGCAGGGCCTCATCGCCCCGATCGCCGCCGACGACCTGTCCGAGTCGGGTGACCTCATCGACATCGCGACCGCCGGGCTCGAGCGTGGCGAGGGTCCGGTGATCCAGCTGGCCCCGATCGGTCTCGTCTACAACACCGACGCGGACGCCCCGGCGCCCACCTCGTGGGAGGACCTGTTCGACGACGCCTACGCCGGGCACATCGCCCTGACGGACTTCTCGAACACGTACGGCGTGCTGTCGATGCTCCGCGTGGCCGACACGCTCGGGGGTGGCATCGACGACCCGTCCGCGGCCATCGAAGACCTCGGCGCGCTGGCGTCGTCGGGTGACGCGATCGTCGTCCCGACGTCGCCCGACCTGCAGACCGCGTTCGCCCAGCGCGGCACCTGGCTCGCGCCGTACGCGATGGACTACGCGGGAACCCTGCAGGACGCCGGTCTGCCCGTCGAGTTCATCGTCCCGGAGGAGGGCGCCACCGCGTCGCTCATCACGGCGAACGTCGTCGAGGGCCGGGACAACCCCGAGCTGGCGACGCTCTTCATCGACTACGAGCTGCGCCCCGAAGCGCAGGCCGTCTTCGCGGAGAACATGCGCTACTCCCCCGTCAACACGAAGGCCGAGCTGTCGGACGAGGCGGCCGAGTCCGTGCTCACCGGCGACGAGCTCGACGACGTCGTGGTCTACGCCCCGGGCGACATCGCCGCGTCGCGTCAGGCCTGGACCGATGAGTGGAATGCGCTGATCACCAAATGA
- a CDS encoding gamma-glutamyl-gamma-aminobutyrate hydrolase family protein, whose product MTRPLIGITTWRRSIDTDLGTGRPAHSLGTEYAAPIEAAGGAVVLLPPTGGVDEVLDRLDGLVLSGGVDVHPSHYGAEPQDGKSYDSARDGYEIALAIGARERGLPVLAICRGLQVCTVAFGGSLIVDVPATEHHHPVRGADEQLSARHPVTFAEGSRLAALYGTGSRVVNTIHHQAVDAPAPGLRPVAWAPDGIIEAVEADDDWAFWAVQWHPEKMIAPEEAAEERPLFAAFVAAARERAAEPSAAQKGTR is encoded by the coding sequence GTGACCCGCCCGCTCATCGGCATCACCACTTGGCGCCGCTCCATCGACACCGACCTCGGCACGGGCCGGCCCGCGCACAGTCTCGGCACCGAGTACGCCGCGCCGATCGAAGCCGCGGGCGGCGCCGTCGTCCTGCTGCCCCCGACTGGCGGCGTGGACGAGGTCCTCGACCGGCTCGACGGCCTGGTGCTCTCCGGCGGGGTGGACGTGCATCCGTCCCACTACGGCGCCGAACCGCAGGACGGGAAGTCCTACGACTCGGCCCGCGACGGTTACGAGATCGCACTGGCCATCGGGGCCCGCGAGCGCGGTCTCCCGGTGCTCGCGATCTGTCGCGGCCTCCAGGTCTGCACCGTCGCCTTCGGCGGTTCCCTGATCGTCGACGTCCCCGCCACCGAGCACCACCATCCGGTGCGCGGCGCCGACGAGCAGCTCTCCGCCCGACACCCCGTCACGTTCGCGGAGGGCAGTCGCCTCGCCGCGCTCTACGGGACGGGGTCCCGCGTCGTGAACACCATCCACCACCAGGCCGTCGATGCTCCCGCTCCCGGTCTGCGCCCCGTCGCCTGGGCGCCCGACGGCATCATCGAGGCCGTCGAAGCCGACGACGACTGGGCCTTCTGGGCGGTGCAGTGGCACCCCGAGAAGATGATCGCCCCCGAAGAGGCCGCCGAGGAGCGCCCGCTGTTCGCGGCGTTCGTCGCGGCCGCCCGTGAACGCGCAGCGGAACCGTCCGCTGCCCAGAAAGGAACACGATGA